In the genome of Rhinoderma darwinii isolate aRhiDar2 chromosome 4 unlocalized genomic scaffold, aRhiDar2.hap1 SUPER_4_unloc_4, whole genome shotgun sequence, one region contains:
- the LOC142684075 gene encoding histone H3-like centromeric protein A, with translation MKPPQKSSSRRKSAQPQKKPVAPPQSPPSSGETSHRPSTQRRRRYRPGARALMEIRKYQKSTNLLIQKTPFFRLVREICLKYSRSVFYYWQSTALMALQESAEDFLMSLFEDSYLFSHQANRGTLFVKDMQLARRIRGIPYEL, from the exons atgaaaccaccccagaaaagctcgtcccgcaggaagtcggcgcagccgcagaagaaacctgtagctcctcctcaatctccgccaa GTAGTGGGGAAACAAGTCACAGACCGAGCACACAACGAAGAAGACGCTACCGCCCAGGAGCCCGTGCACTGATGGAAATAAGAAAGTACCAAAAATCAACCAATCTGCTCATTCAGAAAACCCCGTTTTTCCGCCTG GTGAGAGAGATCTGCCTGAAGTATTCCCGCAGCGTGTTTTATTACTGGCAAAGCACCGCACTTATGGCGCTACAAGAG tcagctgaggacttcctcatgagtctctttgaagattcttacctcttcagtcaccaggccaataggggcactctctttgtgaaggacatgcagctcgcacggagaatccgaggcatcccgtatgaactgtga